Proteins encoded within one genomic window of Parolsenella massiliensis:
- the rplI gene encoding 50S ribosomal protein L9 has product MKVILLGELKGKGGEGDVVEVAQGFAENYLFPNRMALPATKGNIKQLEERRHNIEKREAKRIADAEALKAAIDGKTVLIDAKVGDEGQLFGSVTNTMVADAIKNELGVEVERKRIELNRAIKTSGLHTIKVSLYREIAAELHLQVGKPAVEEVAEEAPEAEVAETEAAEETTEAAE; this is encoded by the coding sequence ATGAAAGTCATCCTTCTGGGTGAGCTCAAGGGCAAGGGCGGAGAGGGCGACGTCGTCGAGGTCGCCCAGGGGTTCGCTGAGAACTACCTGTTCCCCAACCGCATGGCCCTGCCGGCCACCAAGGGCAACATCAAGCAGCTCGAGGAGCGTCGTCACAACATCGAGAAGCGCGAGGCTAAGCGCATCGCCGATGCCGAGGCTCTGAAGGCCGCCATCGATGGCAAGACCGTCCTCATCGACGCCAAGGTGGGCGACGAGGGCCAGCTCTTCGGCTCCGTGACCAACACCATGGTTGCTGACGCCATCAAGAACGAGCTTGGTGTCGAGGTCGAGCGCAAGCGCATCGAGCTCAACCGCGCCATCAAGACCTCCGGTCTGCACACCATCAAGGTGAGCCTGTACCGTGAGATCGCCGCCGAGCTCCACCTCCAGGTCGGCAAGCCGGCCGTCGAGGAGGTCGCCGAGGAGGCTCCCGAGGCCGAGGTCGCCGAGACCGAGGCTGCCGAGGAGACCACCGAGGCCGCCGAGTAG
- the rpsR gene encoding 30S ribosomal protein S18 codes for MATEYQRQPRRKFCQFCKEDTEFIDYKDTQLLRKYMTDRGKIKPRRVTGACTQHQHDIANAIKRAREMALLPYTVPVVSSRGGRRDRS; via the coding sequence ATGGCTACTGAGTACCAGCGTCAGCCGCGTCGCAAGTTCTGCCAGTTCTGCAAGGAGGACACTGAGTTCATTGACTACAAGGATACTCAGCTCCTTCGCAAGTACATGACCGACCGTGGCAAGATCAAGCCCCGTCGCGTCACTGGCGCCTGCACGCAGCACCAGCATGACATCGCCAACGCCATCAAGCGCGCCCGTGAGATGGCCCTTCTGCCGTACACCGTTCCCGTGGTGTCCAGCCGTGGTGGCCGTCGCGACCGCAGCTAA
- a CDS encoding single-stranded DNA-binding protein, with protein sequence MSINRVNITGNLTRDPELRATQGGTQVLHLGVAVNDRRRNPQTGNWEDYPNFIDCVMFGTRAEAIQRYLSKGTKVAIEGRLRYSSWERDGQKRSKIEVVIDEIEFMSSRQGGNSGGYGQQQGGYSAPAPQAGYQASAPQPAPAPAPVATPPAADVYDEDIPF encoded by the coding sequence GTGAGCATCAACCGAGTGAACATTACGGGCAACCTGACCAGGGATCCCGAGCTGAGGGCTACCCAGGGCGGCACGCAGGTGTTGCACCTTGGCGTCGCGGTCAACGACCGTCGTCGCAACCCACAGACCGGCAACTGGGAGGACTACCCCAACTTCATCGACTGCGTGATGTTCGGCACCCGTGCCGAGGCGATTCAGCGCTACCTTTCGAAGGGAACCAAGGTCGCCATCGAGGGTCGTCTGCGTTACAGCTCCTGGGAGCGTGACGGTCAGAAGCGATCCAAGATTGAGGTCGTCATCGACGAGATCGAGTTCATGAGCTCTCGTCAGGGTGGCAACTCCGGCGGCTACGGCCAGCAGCAGGGCGGCTACTCCGCTCCTGCACCGCAGGCCGGCTATCAGGCGAGCGCCCCACAGCCGGCGCCCGCCCCTGCCCCCGTCGCAACCCCGCCTGCCGCGGACGTCTACGACGAGGACATCCCGTTCTAG
- the rpsF gene encoding 30S ribosomal protein S6: protein MKAYELLFFVDPTITDEARAGVMKRIEVALTENGGQVDNVDNWGKRKLAYEIDKLTEGDYTLVNFHADPTQIAELDRVLRINDAVKRHMIVRRPDHE, encoded by the coding sequence ATGAAGGCTTATGAACTGCTGTTTTTTGTCGATCCTACGATCACTGATGAGGCGCGCGCTGGCGTTATGAAGCGCATCGAAGTCGCTCTCACCGAGAATGGTGGCCAGGTCGACAACGTCGACAACTGGGGCAAGCGCAAGCTCGCCTATGAGATCGACAAGCTCACGGAGGGTGACTACACCCTCGTCAACTTCCACGCTGATCCTACCCAGATCGCCGAGCTCGACCGCGTTCTCCGCATCAACGATGCCGTGAAGCGCCACATGATCGTGCGCCGTCCGGATCACGAGTAA